One Ignavibacteriales bacterium genomic region harbors:
- a CDS encoding T9SS type A sorting domain-containing protein produces MQKLNHFRYLFIFIFLQGIDLSAQVTGRLTIRCFTSIDSTPIFNYSALLKNGSGIPLDSSFSGESNEIQFSVDITSIQNENYNLSGFNLEDNYPNPANPSTVIKFEIGQSSQTSLEIYNILGQKVRTIINNHLSSGSYRALWYGENDDGIPTANGVYFYKLVSGSNQAAKKLVYFGGGSGGLLSTYHQIENRNIPSHYLNEYSLHYFVSLISTNLTFPMFEDTSLSIDILSDTLMNVYLTPFPIVPLFDTIPNFNLMEDDTHADTCSIDLWLYATGFEKNGQISSDSLLLFRLLPYDSSKAQLGIRNNQILYVKGLTSDSNGVTEATVEVESPNGGVARQKVHVIVDPQRDIRVVAKDYQGKNVDAWIMAKNELGDSVTARSGELWSQYPVVHSTSRKGGTTGNKGGGKYRNSPADSIAHVQIRPSDGDTLYTRLLNDPKWIKVGYLPGDKDTMGVYMFPAPPRNVSGSLVDFENNPRNGIIMATNDLGDTIRALTDSAGHFALVIPRGNYVDLKGHIINPNHPGGFIRTMPRIEGTRDTSGVLIDVVPDLADSVYIDRDTMRLAAYFANFRSGSGMPFEGLKKGSAEFDHISSRAWTGDTLFADEQDSIDAITTRNIDPLIGLPSIKYHVPQDSLTNGAVPGAVTWVKKKDIAGASERVNVDPEQDGQYYTLVRLKYVPFNQRGITKERLHAAAAPFDIINANNAIAANKTLFHSQTPHSKPQPFDEWLTKIVKKYPTLTQQDIIMLIGNLQQ; encoded by the coding sequence ATGCAAAAACTGAATCATTTTAGATATTTATTTATTTTCATATTTTTACAAGGGATAGATCTTAGCGCTCAGGTAACGGGACGATTAACCATCAGATGTTTTACTTCTATTGATTCCACACCAATATTCAATTATTCAGCGTTGTTAAAGAATGGTTCAGGAATACCGCTTGATTCTTCTTTCTCAGGAGAATCAAATGAGATACAATTCAGTGTAGATATAACATCGATACAAAATGAAAATTATAATTTGTCTGGTTTTAACCTAGAAGATAATTATCCAAATCCCGCAAATCCAAGTACAGTAATAAAGTTCGAAATCGGTCAATCATCTCAAACATCGCTTGAGATATATAACATACTCGGTCAGAAAGTTCGCACGATCATCAATAATCATCTCTCATCAGGTTCTTATAGAGCTTTATGGTACGGAGAAAACGATGATGGTATTCCGACTGCTAACGGAGTATATTTTTATAAACTTGTTTCTGGTTCGAATCAGGCAGCGAAGAAGCTCGTTTATTTTGGTGGCGGTTCTGGCGGATTGTTGTCTACATATCACCAAATCGAGAATCGGAATATTCCTTCGCATTATTTAAACGAGTATAGTCTCCATTACTTTGTTAGCCTTATCTCAACTAACCTAACTTTTCCCATGTTTGAAGATACAAGTTTGAGTATTGATATTTTGTCTGATACTTTAATGAACGTTTATCTTACACCATTTCCGATAGTACCACTATTTGATACGATTCCTAATTTTAATTTGATGGAGGATGATACACATGCCGATACATGTAGCATAGATTTATGGTTATATGCTACCGGCTTCGAGAAAAACGGTCAGATTTCATCTGATTCATTATTGCTATTTAGATTGTTACCTTATGACTCGAGCAAAGCACAGCTCGGCATTCGAAATAATCAGATTCTTTATGTCAAGGGTTTGACATCAGACTCAAATGGTGTGACAGAAGCAACAGTTGAAGTCGAGTCACCTAATGGCGGAGTTGCACGACAAAAAGTTCATGTGATTGTTGATCCTCAAAGAGATATCAGAGTCGTTGCTAAAGATTACCAAGGCAAAAATGTCGATGCCTGGATAATGGCAAAAAATGAGCTTGGCGATTCAGTTACTGCAAGAAGTGGAGAACTATGGAGTCAATATCCAGTTGTTCACAGCACATCAAGAAAGGGAGGCACAACAGGAAACAAAGGTGGCGGAAAATATCGCAATAGTCCAGCAGACAGCATTGCACATGTTCAAATAAGGCCGAGCGACGGAGACACACTTTATACTCGTTTACTAAATGATCCAAAATGGATTAAAGTTGGATATTTGCCAGGCGATAAAGATACAATGGGTGTGTATATGTTCCCAGCACCACCAAGAAATGTTTCAGGATCATTGGTTGACTTTGAAAACAACCCCAGAAATGGGATAATCATGGCCACCAATGATTTAGGAGACACAATAAGGGCTTTAACAGACTCAGCAGGACATTTTGCTTTAGTTATCCCTCGAGGGAATTATGTTGATTTAAAGGGGCATATTATCAATCCAAATCATCCAGGTGGATTTATTAGAACAATGCCAAGAATAGAGGGAACTCGGGACACATCTGGAGTCTTAATTGATGTCGTTCCGGATTTAGCAGATAGTGTTTATATTGATAGGGATACAATGAGGCTTGCAGCATATTTTGCAAATTTCAGATCTGGCTCAGGAATGCCTTTTGAAGGATTGAAAAAAGGATCTGCCGAGTTTGACCATATCTCTAGCAGAGCTTGGACTGGAGATACATTATTTGCAGACGAACAAGACTCAATTGATGCAATAACTACCAGAAATATCGATCCATTAATTGGTTTACCATCGATAAAATATCATGTTCCACAAGATAGTTTGACCAATGGTGCTGTGCCGGGTGCTGTTACATGGGTAAAAAAGAAAGACATCGCCGGCGCATCCGAAAGAGTTAATGTAGATCCTGAGCAAGATGGGCAATATTATACTTTGGTGAGGTTAAAGTATGTTCCTTTCAATCAACGGGGGATAACAAAGGAACGTCTCCATGCAGCTGCCGCACCATTTGATATTATCAACGCAAATAATGCTATAGCAGCAAACAAAACCCTTTTCCATAGTCAAACACCACATTCAAAACCACAGCCTTTTGATGAATGGTTAACAAAAATTGTGAAAAAATATCCAACATTAACACAACAAGACATAATTATGTTGATTGGTAATTTGCAGCAATAA
- a CDS encoding glycosyl hydrolase: MKRFLLNFVSLFIILTISLFAESKKDSKQEDTSKTKDPMQSGTFSGLKFRSIGPALMSGRISSIAINPTDKSNWFIGVASGGVWKTTNSGTTWNPIFDDQGSYSIGCVTLDPNNPLVVWVGTGENNSQRSVAYGDGVYRSDDGGKSWKNMGLKKSEHIARIVVDPRNSSVVYVASQGPLWGAGGERGLFKTTDAGKTWNNILSINENTGVTDLVIDPKNPDIIYAASYQRRRHVWTLIDGGPDGGIHKSTDAGATWTKLKNGLPGGDVGRIGLAISPVDNRVLYAMVEAQTKKGGFFRSLDCGANWEKRGEYVAGSPQYYQTIYCDPKDVDRVYSMDVFLMVSDDAGKTFTRLGEKSKHVDNHAMWIDTEDTRHYIVGSDGGLYESFDRGQTWDYFANLPITQFYDVCVDNSKPFYYVYGGTQDNSTLGGPSRTRNASGITNQDWFITTGGDGFQSRVDTEDPNIVYSESQYGGLVRYDRRTGEEIGIQPQPGKGEEGLRWNWDSPLIISPHSHTRLYFAANKLFRSDDRGDSWKPVSGDLTRQIDRNQLEVMGKIWSVDAVAKNASTSLYGNCTALSESPMKEGMIYVGTDDGLIHVTEDGGTSWKKYEKFIGVPEKTYVSRILTSQHDLNTVYTSFDNHKMADFNPYILKSIDAGKTWTSIKGNLPTNGPVLAIAEDHINPNLLFVGTEFGVFFTVDGGQKWIQMKSGLPTIAVRDIAIQKRENDLVLATFGRGFYILDDYSPLRIIKKEILEKDIVTFPVKDAMMFMQSYPLGGSKKATQGESFFNTPNPPIAATFTYYIKDALKTKKEIRQESEKEAEKKKQPVRYPTFDELRAEDEEEAPSIILTVTDADGNVVRKLMGANAKGINRTAWDLRYPLPYLASPPPPGSDDEPEGGPMVMPGKYTISLSKKVNGIVTLLGEPQSFIAYVPEQDKMNPDDRKMLVEFQKKAAKLQRAFSGASQMAGEIKNRLASIKRALNETASPVDNLVSDALSLETQLNEIIRNFRGDQTKRSRNENSRLSISDRVNKVVYDMSSSTSRPTQTVQDAYVIANDDFTIELQKLRTLVEVDLPKLEKAMEAAGAPWTSGRVPEWK, encoded by the coding sequence ATGAAAAGATTTCTATTAAATTTTGTCTCTCTATTCATCATACTTACAATTTCTTTATTCGCTGAATCGAAAAAAGATTCGAAGCAGGAAGATACATCAAAAACAAAAGACCCGATGCAGTCGGGAACATTTTCGGGACTAAAGTTTCGCTCTATCGGTCCCGCGCTTATGTCGGGAAGAATTTCCTCTATTGCAATAAATCCAACTGATAAATCAAACTGGTTTATAGGAGTTGCCTCCGGCGGAGTCTGGAAAACAACGAATTCAGGTACGACATGGAATCCAATATTTGATGATCAAGGTTCGTACTCAATCGGTTGTGTAACTCTCGATCCGAATAATCCATTAGTTGTTTGGGTTGGAACAGGTGAGAATAACAGTCAGCGAAGTGTTGCTTATGGTGATGGTGTTTACCGCTCGGATGATGGAGGGAAATCGTGGAAGAATATGGGATTGAAAAAATCTGAGCACATCGCCCGTATAGTTGTTGATCCTAGAAATTCATCTGTTGTTTATGTAGCTTCCCAAGGTCCGTTGTGGGGAGCCGGCGGTGAGCGCGGATTATTTAAAACAACCGATGCCGGTAAAACATGGAATAATATTTTAAGCATCAATGAAAATACGGGTGTAACTGATCTGGTGATTGACCCAAAGAATCCTGATATTATTTATGCCGCATCATACCAAAGACGCAGGCATGTTTGGACTTTGATTGACGGCGGTCCCGATGGTGGTATTCACAAATCGACAGATGCAGGTGCAACATGGACGAAATTAAAGAACGGTCTGCCAGGCGGTGATGTTGGCAGAATAGGATTAGCAATTTCTCCGGTTGATAATCGTGTTCTATATGCAATGGTTGAAGCACAAACAAAGAAAGGCGGATTTTTCCGTTCTTTAGATTGCGGCGCAAACTGGGAAAAGCGCGGCGAATATGTAGCAGGCAGTCCGCAATATTACCAAACCATCTACTGCGATCCAAAAGATGTTGACAGAGTTTATTCAATGGATGTATTTCTAATGGTATCTGATGATGCGGGAAAAACGTTTACAAGACTCGGAGAAAAATCAAAACATGTTGACAACCATGCGATGTGGATTGATACCGAAGATACACGGCATTACATTGTTGGAAGCGATGGCGGTTTATACGAGAGTTTCGACCGCGGACAGACTTGGGATTATTTTGCCAATCTTCCGATCACTCAGTTTTACGATGTCTGTGTCGATAATTCGAAACCGTTTTATTATGTTTATGGCGGGACGCAGGATAATTCAACTCTTGGTGGACCGTCCCGAACACGTAATGCTTCAGGCATAACCAATCAAGATTGGTTTATTACAACAGGAGGAGACGGATTCCAATCGCGGGTAGATACTGAAGACCCGAATATAGTTTACAGCGAAAGTCAGTATGGCGGACTTGTTAGATACGATAGACGAACAGGTGAAGAAATTGGAATTCAACCTCAGCCGGGAAAAGGTGAAGAAGGATTGCGTTGGAACTGGGATTCACCACTTATCATAAGTCCACACAGTCATACACGTTTATATTTCGCGGCGAATAAATTATTCCGGAGTGATGACCGCGGAGATTCATGGAAACCTGTAAGCGGTGATCTTACACGGCAAATCGACAGAAATCAACTTGAAGTTATGGGGAAAATCTGGAGTGTTGACGCTGTTGCGAAGAATGCATCAACTTCGCTTTATGGTAATTGCACAGCTCTTTCTGAATCTCCAATGAAAGAAGGTATGATCTACGTTGGAACAGATGATGGACTCATTCACGTTACCGAAGATGGCGGTACATCCTGGAAGAAATATGAAAAGTTTATCGGAGTTCCGGAAAAAACATATGTCAGCAGAATACTAACTTCTCAACACGATCTTAATACCGTTTATACCTCGTTCGATAATCATAAGATGGCAGATTTTAATCCATATATCCTTAAGAGTATCGATGCAGGTAAAACATGGACATCAATAAAAGGAAATCTTCCGACTAACGGACCAGTTCTTGCAATAGCAGAAGATCACATCAATCCGAATTTATTATTTGTCGGAACGGAGTTTGGTGTTTTCTTCACAGTCGATGGCGGCCAGAAATGGATTCAAATGAAAAGCGGACTTCCAACAATTGCTGTGCGTGATATCGCAATCCAAAAAAGAGAAAACGATTTAGTGTTGGCAACATTCGGCAGGGGATTTTATATTCTTGATGATTATTCACCGCTACGCATAATAAAAAAAGAAATACTTGAAAAAGATATTGTTACATTTCCTGTCAAAGATGCGATGATGTTCATGCAGTCGTATCCTCTTGGTGGTTCAAAGAAGGCAACGCAGGGAGAGTCATTCTTCAACACACCGAATCCTCCGATTGCTGCAACTTTTACATATTACATCAAAGATGCATTAAAAACTAAGAAAGAAATTCGTCAGGAATCTGAGAAAGAAGCAGAAAAGAAAAAACAACCTGTCCGTTATCCAACTTTCGATGAACTCAGGGCTGAAGATGAAGAGGAAGCACCATCAATTATATTGACTGTTACAGATGCAGATGGAAATGTTGTTAGAAAATTGATGGGTGCAAATGCAAAAGGGATAAACAGAACAGCGTGGGATTTGCGATACCCGCTTCCATATCTAGCTTCACCGCCGCCACCTGGTAGTGATGATGAACCGGAAGGTGGTCCGATGGTGATGCCCGGGAAATACACAATCTCTCTCTCTAAAAAAGTTAATGGCATTGTCACTCTGCTCGGTGAGCCGCAGTCGTTTATAGCATACGTACCCGAGCAGGATAAAATGAATCCTGATGATAGAAAAATGTTGGTTGAGTTTCAGAAGAAAGCGGCAAAGTTACAGCGGGCATTCAGTGGAGCTTCACAGATGGCAGGTGAAATAAAAAATCGACTTGCTTCAATTAAACGCGCACTAAACGAAACTGCATCTCCTGTCGATAATTTAGTTAGTGATGCGCTCTCTTTAGAGACACAGCTTAATGAAATAATCCGCAACTTCCGCGGGGATCAAACAAAACGTTCACGTAATGAAAATTCACGACTATCTATTAGTGATCGTGTAAACAAAGTGGTCTATGATATGAGCAGCTCGACTTCGCGTCCAACTCAAACAGTTCAAGATGCATACGTAATTGCGAATGATGATTTTACCATTGAGCTTCAGAAATTGCGCACACTTGTAGAGGTCGATCTGCCAAAGCTCGAGAAGGCAATGGAAGCGGCAGGTGCACCATGGACAAGCGGCAGAGTGCCGGAGTGGAAGTGA
- a CDS encoding TldD/PmbA family protein, whose protein sequence is MPPPSSAFFEERFGVSPEDMRKILEIALSKGGEFSELFFEYRVLNSVRMEEDIIKDSSENISLGVGIRVLKGAQTGYGYTDDLSFEKMKQTALTAAAIAAGMSKLSVANLTQKSSNLQVYDLKSPLNEMRLAPKVDLVKEAYEAVKSYDSRIVKAQASLMDEIQYVTIANSEGLLISDVRPQVMMMASATAEDKGVRNTGFKTAGGRYGLGFYQNIMTPKEVGKKAAQDAITLLSAIDPPAGEQPVVLSSYQSGVMIHEAVGHPLEADGNRKKTSIMWDKLGKQVANPIVTIYDDPTIPNYRGSLNIDDEGTIPTKKMLIENGKLVGYLQDRLSAKLMGMELDGHGRRQTYQNNPIPRMGNTVLAPGDATPEDIIKSVKKGFYAETYQGGQVSDTGKFTFSVNMGYMIEDGKLTKPVKNATLIGTNVQILNEVEMIANDTEFFLGTCGKDGQSAAVTAGTPTLKLRQMTVGGRQ, encoded by the coding sequence ATCCCTCCGCCTTCTTCTGCATTCTTCGAAGAACGCTTCGGCGTCTCGCCGGAAGATATGAGGAAGATTTTGGAAATAGCTCTCTCAAAAGGAGGAGAGTTTTCTGAATTGTTTTTCGAGTACCGTGTTTTGAATTCTGTAAGGATGGAAGAAGATATAATTAAAGATTCATCCGAGAACATTTCTCTCGGTGTCGGTATCCGTGTTCTTAAAGGAGCCCAAACCGGTTATGGTTATACGGATGATCTATCTTTCGAGAAGATGAAACAGACAGCACTAACTGCCGCCGCAATCGCGGCAGGGATGTCGAAACTCTCGGTTGCTAATCTCACACAAAAATCGTCGAATCTACAAGTGTACGATTTGAAATCTCCGCTTAACGAGATGAGACTCGCTCCAAAAGTCGATCTTGTGAAAGAAGCATACGAGGCGGTTAAATCTTATGATTCACGTATCGTCAAAGCTCAAGCTTCATTGATGGATGAAATTCAATACGTTACTATTGCAAACAGCGAAGGATTGCTTATATCTGATGTTCGTCCCCAAGTGATGATGATGGCATCTGCGACTGCAGAAGATAAGGGAGTTCGAAATACAGGTTTCAAAACGGCGGGTGGCCGTTATGGACTTGGATTTTACCAGAACATTATGACCCCAAAAGAGGTTGGTAAGAAAGCCGCGCAAGACGCGATAACACTTCTTTCAGCAATTGATCCGCCGGCAGGCGAACAACCTGTCGTGTTAAGTTCGTATCAATCCGGTGTGATGATTCACGAAGCAGTCGGTCATCCGCTCGAAGCCGACGGCAATCGAAAGAAGACATCGATTATGTGGGATAAGTTAGGCAAGCAGGTTGCCAATCCCATCGTTACAATATATGACGATCCAACAATTCCAAACTATCGAGGAAGTCTTAATATCGATGATGAGGGAACGATCCCAACCAAAAAAATGCTGATCGAAAATGGAAAACTTGTAGGGTATCTGCAAGATCGTCTCTCCGCGAAATTAATGGGTATGGAATTAGATGGTCATGGACGCAGACAGACATATCAAAATAATCCGATCCCCCGTATGGGAAATACAGTATTGGCGCCAGGAGATGCGACTCCGGAAGATATAATCAAGTCAGTGAAAAAAGGTTTTTACGCAGAAACATATCAAGGTGGTCAAGTGAGTGATACGGGAAAGTTCACATTCTCTGTTAATATGGGTTACATGATTGAAGATGGAAAACTTACCAAGCCCGTAAAGAACGCAACACTGATTGGAACAAATGTGCAGATACTGAATGAAGTTGAGATGATAGCAAACGATACAGAATTCTTCCTCGGTACGTGCGGTAAAGATGGACAATCAGCAGCAGTGACAGCCGGTACACCAACACTCAAACTTCGTCAGATGACGGTAGGAGGTCGACAATGA
- a CDS encoding TldD/PmbA family protein — MKNDNLLKLAEDLVSLGRKKGASQIEVSIRQGSEFSLDVREGEVERLVEAGSKGLSLRLFVEGKMARASSSDLSKETLEKLVENAIERAKLSNSDPLAGLPEKEVISVDVEKLKMWDPAILELLPEKKIAVAMEIEKICLSDKRVKKSYGSSYGTYTGETFLANSSGFSGSYKRTSCSSGVYLQSGEEPNLFDEGWNDSSRILSELESPEEIAKKAIHRVTRLIGGKKVDTQNVPVVFESPMTASLLSFLYNCINGNSIYLKQSFLAGKIGEKIGSDLVTVTDDGLIPGASGTKPFDSEGVPTRKTVVIENGVLKNYLMDTYAGKKLNLKSTGNSAGANNFYLSPGKSTPEEIIKSVDKGLFLTGTIGFGLVPTTGDISRGAYGLWIEKGELTYPVSEITFSGNLGQLLKGIEMVGNDVKFKDSITGPTIKVAEMTVGGK; from the coding sequence ATGAAAAACGATAATCTCTTAAAATTAGCCGAAGATTTAGTTTCCCTTGGACGGAAAAAAGGTGCAAGTCAAATAGAAGTTTCAATCAGACAGGGAAGTGAGTTTTCTCTCGATGTTCGTGAAGGTGAAGTGGAACGATTGGTTGAAGCCGGTTCGAAAGGACTTTCACTTCGACTTTTTGTGGAAGGAAAGATGGCACGCGCAAGTTCTTCCGACCTTTCAAAAGAAACATTGGAAAAACTAGTTGAGAACGCTATCGAGCGGGCGAAACTTTCAAATTCCGATCCGCTTGCCGGTCTTCCTGAAAAGGAAGTGATATCCGTAGACGTAGAAAAATTGAAAATGTGGGACCCGGCCATTCTTGAACTTCTACCAGAGAAAAAAATCGCGGTAGCAATGGAGATCGAGAAAATCTGTTTATCCGATAAACGCGTTAAGAAGAGCTATGGCTCGTCTTATGGAACATATACCGGCGAAACATTTCTTGCCAACTCAAGCGGTTTCAGCGGTTCGTACAAACGGACTTCATGCTCATCAGGTGTTTACCTGCAATCGGGTGAAGAACCGAATCTTTTCGATGAAGGATGGAACGATTCTTCAAGAATTCTTAGTGAATTAGAATCTCCAGAAGAGATTGCAAAGAAAGCGATTCATAGAGTTACACGACTCATTGGCGGAAAGAAAGTTGATACGCAGAACGTACCGGTTGTGTTCGAATCACCGATGACTGCAAGTCTGCTGAGTTTCCTTTATAATTGCATTAACGGAAATAGCATTTATCTCAAGCAATCGTTCCTTGCCGGTAAAATCGGTGAGAAGATTGGAAGTGATCTCGTGACTGTAACTGATGATGGACTTATTCCCGGTGCCTCTGGTACAAAACCGTTCGATAGTGAAGGTGTTCCCACAAGAAAAACGGTTGTCATAGAAAATGGTGTTCTTAAAAATTACCTGATGGATACTTACGCCGGTAAAAAATTAAATTTAAAATCTACCGGTAACAGTGCAGGTGCGAACAATTTCTATCTGTCACCCGGCAAATCTACGCCCGAAGAAATTATCAAATCGGTTGATAAAGGATTATTCCTGACAGGCACAATAGGATTCGGTTTGGTGCCAACGACCGGTGATATTTCCCGCGGTGCGTACGGTTTATGGATTGAGAAAGGCGAACTGACATATCCGGTTTCGGAAATTACATTCTCAGGAAATCTAGGTCAACTTTTAAAAGGTATCGAGATGGTTGGTAACGATGTGAAATTTAAAGATTCCATCACTGGTCCGACTATCAAAGTTGCCGAGATGACTGTGGGTGGAAAGTAA
- a CDS encoding endonuclease domain-containing protein, with protein MLNSIMSAYPHYIIDVARQLRKRSTIPEKLLWERLRRHQLDGLKFKRQHHIGRYVVDFFSEKLNLIVELEGGIHEKDNQKEYDEVRFEELISRGFKILRIKNDEVINNIENVLKKILKFKQ; from the coding sequence ATGTTAAACAGCATTATGTCTGCGTATCCACATTATATTATCGATGTTGCGCGGCAGTTGCGTAAGAGATCCACAATTCCAGAGAAATTATTGTGGGAACGATTACGCCGACATCAACTTGATGGATTGAAGTTTAAACGCCAGCATCATATCGGGAGGTACGTCGTCGATTTCTTTAGTGAAAAGTTGAATCTTATTGTTGAGTTAGAAGGTGGTATTCACGAGAAAGATAATCAGAAAGAATATGATGAAGTGAGGTTCGAAGAATTAATATCACGTGGATTCAAGATATTGAGAATAAAAAATGATGAAGTCATCAATAATATTGAAAATGTTTTGAAGAAGATTTTAAAGTTTAAGCAGTGA
- the mce gene encoding methylmalonyl-CoA epimerase, with product MKPTHIEHIGIAVKDLQASIKFYENVFGLKCYAIEEVRDQKVKTAFFNVGQTKIELLESTEPDGPIAKFIEKKGEGIHHIAFAVDNVESSLEEMESKGVQLIDKQPRKGGEDLNIAFLHPKSTGGVLIELCE from the coding sequence ATGAAACCAACACACATCGAACATATTGGCATTGCGGTGAAAGACCTGCAAGCATCAATCAAATTCTATGAGAATGTTTTTGGATTGAAATGCTATGCCATCGAAGAGGTACGAGACCAGAAAGTAAAAACCGCTTTTTTCAACGTCGGACAAACAAAGATTGAATTATTAGAATCGACTGAGCCGGATGGTCCAATCGCGAAGTTCATAGAGAAGAAAGGCGAAGGCATTCACCATATCGCGTTTGCTGTTGACAATGTTGAATCTTCGCTGGAGGAGATGGAATCTAAAGGCGTTCAATTGATTGATAAACAACCTCGTAAAGGTGGTGAGGACTTAAATATTGCCTTCCTCCATCCAAAATCAACAGGTGGTGTGTTGATAGAGTTGTGTGAGTAA
- a CDS encoding methylmalonyl-CoA mutase family protein, with protein MEKNKPKNRLKDWESNLYIPALHKGKKQENDTTISEDKIKPLYTPFDVDLNSYENTIGYPGEYPFTRGTQPTMYRGKLWTMRQYAGFGTARESNARYRYLLSQGQTGLSVAFDLPTQIGYDSDAPIANGEIGKVGVAIDTLADMEILFDKIPLDKVSTSMTINAPASVLLAMYIAVAEKQGVSKDKISGTIQNDILKEYIARGTYIFPPKPSMRLVTDIFKYCSKEIPKWNTISISGYHIREAGSTAAQEVGFTLADGVAYVDTAIKAGLNVDDFAGQLSFFFNAHNDLLEEVAKYRASRRLWARIMKERFNAKEPKSMMLRFHTQTAGSTLTAQQIDNNIVRVTIQTLAAVLGGTQSLHTNSRDEALALPTEDSVQIALRTQQIVAHESGVTNTIDPLAGSYYIEALTDQIEKEAEDYINRIDAMGGMTEAIEKGYVQAEIQKSAYRYQQEIESGKRIVVGVNKYQVKEEKPPKTLKIDMKVPEEQIKFLNKVRSERNNAEVKTKLAKLKSAASSDENLMPPIIDAVRSYASIGEICNTLREVFGEYQESIIA; from the coding sequence ATGGAAAAGAATAAACCGAAAAACAGATTAAAAGATTGGGAATCGAATCTTTACATCCCAGCGTTACACAAAGGTAAAAAGCAGGAGAATGATACAACTATCAGTGAAGATAAAATTAAACCGCTTTATACTCCATTTGATGTTGATCTGAATTCTTATGAGAATACGATCGGGTATCCGGGTGAATATCCATTCACGCGCGGTACACAGCCGACGATGTATCGCGGAAAGTTATGGACGATGCGGCAATACGCCGGATTCGGTACCGCTCGGGAATCGAACGCACGATATCGCTACCTTCTATCTCAAGGGCAGACAGGATTGTCTGTAGCATTCGATCTACCGACACAAATCGGATACGACAGTGATGCACCGATTGCTAACGGTGAGATTGGAAAAGTCGGCGTTGCAATTGATACATTGGCAGATATGGAAATCTTGTTCGATAAGATTCCGCTTGATAAAGTTTCTACATCTATGACGATTAACGCCCCCGCTTCTGTTCTGCTTGCAATGTACATTGCAGTTGCAGAAAAGCAAGGAGTTAGCAAAGATAAAATAAGCGGAACGATTCAGAATGATATTTTGAAAGAGTACATTGCGCGGGGCACTTACATCTTCCCTCCGAAACCATCGATGAGGTTGGTGACAGATATTTTTAAATACTGTTCGAAGGAAATTCCGAAATGGAATACGATTTCAATTTCCGGCTATCACATCAGAGAAGCCGGCTCAACCGCCGCACAGGAAGTTGGGTTTACACTTGCGGATGGAGTTGCTTATGTTGATACCGCAATCAAAGCCGGATTGAATGTTGATGATTTTGCCGGACAGCTCTCGTTCTTCTTCAATGCACACAACGATTTGCTAGAAGAGGTTGCAAAGTATCGTGCCTCCCGTCGGCTTTGGGCCAGAATTATGAAAGAACGTTTTAATGCAAAAGAGCCAAAATCGATGATGCTTCGGTTTCATACTCAAACTGCCGGTTCAACTTTAACCGCTCAGCAAATTGATAACAACATCGTCCGTGTAACAATTCAAACACTTGCGGCGGTTTTAGGCGGGACGCAAAGTTTGCATACAAACTCGCGCGATGAGGCGCTAGCTCTTCCAACGGAAGATTCAGTACAGATTGCACTTCGCACACAGCAGATCGTTGCTCATGAGAGTGGAGTTACAAATACAATCGATCCGCTTGCCGGCTCGTATTACATCGAAGCTCTGACGGATCAGATCGAGAAAGAAGCCGAAGATTATATAAATCGAATCGATGCGATGGGTGGAATGACTGAGGCAATCGAAAAAGGATATGTGCAAGCTGAAATCCAAAAATCGGCTTACCGTTATCAGCAGGAAATTGAATCCGGAAAACGGATAGTAGTTGGAGTGAATAAATATCAGGTTAAAGAAGAAAAACCACCGAAAACTTTAAAGATCGATATGAAAGTGCCGGAAGAACAAATCAAGTTTCTCAACAAAGTGCGCTCGGAGAGAAACAATGCAGAAGTGAAAACAAAACTCGCAAAATTAAAATCCGCAGCTTCGAGTGATGAGAATCTTATGCCGCCAATCATCGATGCTGTGCGGAGTTATGCGAGTATCGGAGAAATATGCAACACACTGCGAGAAGTATTTGGAGAATATCAGGAGAGCATTATAGCATGA